Proteins encoded in a region of the Podarcis muralis chromosome 6, rPodMur119.hap1.1, whole genome shotgun sequence genome:
- the LOC144328095 gene encoding guanylate cyclase 2G-like, with translation MRELRHENLVAFYGICPEVPNMCIVMHYCKKGSLKDVLMHSDIELDWIFKISFAYDIVNGMVFIHNSPLNSHGNLKPTNCLVDSRMQVKLCGFGLWEFKYGRKSQVMTEESNYAELYWTAPELLRMAEYPFHGTQKGDVYSFAIIMRELIYNHEDGPFHDLSQNAEEIIKRIQDPNSPVPLRPSISTQKCNERIVALLKACWDEYPERRPTFLNIKRALKDASPEG, from the exons ATGAGAGAATTGAGACATGAGAATCTGGTGGCCTTCTATGGGATATGTCCTGAAGTTCCAAACATGTGCATTGTGATGCATTACTGTAAGAAAGGTAGCCTAAAG GATGTTTTGATGCATTCTGATATCGAACTGGACTGGATATTCAAAATCTCCTTTGCCTATGACATAGTCAAC GGTATGGTGTTCATTCACAACAGCCCCCTGAATTCTCATGGAAACTTAAAGCCCACCAACTGCCTGGTAGACAGTCGCATGCAGGTGAAGCTGTGTGGCTTTGGGTTGTGGGAATTTAAATATGGAAGGAAATCTCAGGTAATGACAGAAGAAAGCAATTATGCAG AGCTTTACTGGACAGCACCTGAATTGCTAAGAATGGCAGAATATCCATTCCATGGCACACAGAAGGGGGATGTGTACAGCTTTGCTATTATTATGAGAGAACTGATATACAATCATGAAGATGGTCCATTCCATGATCTAAGCCAGAATGCAGAAG AGATAATAAAAAGAATCCAGGACCCTAATTCTCCTGTTCCACTGCGCCCTTCCATTTCAACACAGAAATGTAATGAAAGGATCGTTGCACTTTTGAAGGCATGTTGGGATGAATATCCAGAGAGGAGGCCAACATTCCTCAACATCAAGAGAGCACTGAAAGATGCCAGTCCAGAAGGGTGA